Proteins from one Pseudomonas bijieensis genomic window:
- a CDS encoding acyl-CoA thioesterase: protein MIELEQEDPIPQGDLALQITALPRETNGFGDIFGGWLVSQMDLAGTAMASKVAGGRVATVAIDRMAFLVPVAVGAQLSFYTQALEIGRSSIQMMVEVWSDDPLSSEWRKVTEAVFVFVAIDGSGRTRSVPPRAR from the coding sequence ATGATAGAACTCGAACAAGAAGATCCAATCCCGCAAGGCGACCTGGCCCTGCAAATCACCGCGCTCCCTCGCGAGACCAACGGCTTTGGCGATATTTTCGGCGGCTGGCTGGTGTCCCAGATGGACCTGGCCGGCACCGCCATGGCCAGCAAAGTGGCTGGCGGACGCGTGGCCACCGTGGCGATCGATCGCATGGCGTTCCTGGTACCGGTGGCGGTGGGTGCGCAGCTGTCCTTTTATACCCAGGCGCTGGAAATCGGCCGCAGCTCGATCCAGATGATGGTCGAGGTCTGGAGCGACGACCCGCTGTCCAGTGAGTGGCGCAAGGTGACCGAGGCGGTATTTGTCTTCGTCGCCATCGACGGCAGCGGTCGCACCCGCTCGGTTCCGCCGCGCGCTCGTTAA